One window of Mesorhizobium sp. WSM4904 genomic DNA carries:
- a CDS encoding ABC transporter substrate-binding protein, whose amino-acid sequence MKFVTSLLNRRAFVALAAASMLAGAMHSAPASAADVTIPIIVKDTTSFYWQIVLAGARKAGKDLGINVPELGAQAETDVNGQISILENAVAGNPAAVVIAPTEAKALGKPIDEAASKVKVIGIDSSAESKAFTSFLTTDNVQGGRVAADGLAAAIGAANGGKVEGKVALITALPGAGSLEQRAQGFKEQLKAKYPGLELVADKYADGQATTGLNIATDLITANPDLKGIFASNLIMAQGVGQAIAENSLAGKVALIGFDSDEKLIKFLNDGVISGLVVQDPYRMGYDGIKTALAASKGEKVEANVDTGANLVTKDNMKDPKIDALLNPKLN is encoded by the coding sequence ATGAAATTCGTGACCAGCCTTCTCAACCGCCGCGCCTTCGTGGCACTGGCCGCCGCCTCGATGCTCGCCGGCGCGATGCATTCGGCGCCGGCCTCGGCGGCCGACGTGACCATCCCGATCATCGTCAAGGACACCACCTCCTTCTACTGGCAGATCGTGCTGGCCGGCGCCCGCAAGGCCGGCAAGGACCTCGGCATCAACGTGCCGGAGCTCGGCGCCCAGGCCGAGACCGACGTCAATGGCCAGATTTCGATCCTCGAGAACGCCGTCGCCGGCAACCCGGCTGCGGTCGTGATCGCGCCGACCGAGGCCAAGGCGCTCGGCAAGCCGATCGACGAGGCGGCAAGCAAGGTCAAGGTCATCGGCATCGACTCCAGCGCCGAATCCAAGGCCTTCACCTCCTTCCTGACCACCGACAACGTCCAGGGCGGCCGCGTCGCGGCTGACGGCCTCGCCGCCGCGATCGGCGCCGCCAATGGCGGCAAGGTCGAGGGCAAGGTCGCGCTGATCACCGCGCTGCCGGGCGCCGGTTCGCTCGAGCAGCGCGCGCAGGGCTTCAAGGAACAGCTCAAGGCCAAATATCCGGGCCTCGAGCTCGTCGCCGACAAATATGCCGACGGCCAGGCCACGACCGGCCTCAACATCGCGACCGACCTGATCACCGCCAATCCCGACCTCAAGGGTATCTTCGCGTCCAACCTGATCATGGCGCAGGGCGTCGGCCAGGCGATCGCCGAGAACAGCCTTGCCGGCAAAGTGGCGCTGATCGGCTTCGACAGCGACGAGAAGCTGATCAAGTTCTTGAACGACGGCGTCATCTCCGGCCTCGTCGTCCAGGATCCGTACCGGATGGGTTACGACGGCATCAAGACCGCTTTGGCCGCCTCGAAGGGCGAGAAGGTCGAGGCCAATGTCGATACCGGCGCCAATCTCGTCACCAAGGACAACATGAAGGATCCGAAGATCGACGCGCTGCTCAACCCGAAGCTCAACTGA
- a CDS encoding aldo/keto reductase — MNKRRIGKTALEVTEISFGGAAIGGLYRACPREAAMATLETAWNAGLRYFDTAPFYGFGLSERRTGDFLRDKPRSSYVLSTKVGRLFRPVPEDQVPDHSYVDPLPFALDYNYSYDGIMRSVDFSYARLGLNKIDILFVHDIGTYTHGEEATKIHFRQLMDGGLKALEELKSSGTISAYGLGVNEVRVCLDVLRRAPLDCILLASRYSLLDRSAEAELLPLCRERKTSLIIGGVFNSGILATGPVEGAHFDYLPATDDILDRVGAMQKIAAEGGYPLAAAAFQFPLHEPVVASVLTGTAKPANLTRNLELLDIKVPPTEFAKYDPYTIVQRLG, encoded by the coding sequence ATGAACAAACGCCGGATCGGCAAGACCGCGCTCGAAGTCACCGAAATCAGCTTCGGCGGCGCGGCGATCGGCGGCCTCTACCGCGCCTGCCCGCGCGAGGCCGCCATGGCAACGCTGGAGACGGCGTGGAATGCCGGGCTGCGCTATTTCGACACCGCGCCCTTCTACGGCTTCGGCCTTTCCGAGCGCCGCACCGGCGACTTCCTGCGCGACAAGCCGCGCTCGTCCTATGTGCTCTCGACCAAGGTCGGCCGCCTGTTCCGTCCGGTGCCGGAGGACCAGGTTCCCGACCACTCCTATGTCGATCCGCTGCCTTTCGCGCTCGATTACAACTATTCCTATGACGGCATCATGCGCTCGGTCGACTTCTCCTACGCGCGGCTCGGCCTCAACAAGATCGACATCCTGTTCGTCCACGACATCGGCACGTACACGCACGGCGAAGAGGCAACGAAAATCCATTTCCGCCAATTGATGGACGGCGGGCTGAAGGCGCTGGAGGAACTGAAATCGTCCGGCACGATCTCGGCTTACGGCTTGGGCGTCAACGAGGTCCGGGTATGTCTCGACGTGCTTCGCCGCGCGCCGCTCGACTGCATCCTGCTTGCCAGCCGCTACTCGCTGCTCGACCGCAGCGCCGAGGCCGAACTGCTGCCGCTCTGCCGCGAGCGCAAGACCTCGCTGATTATCGGCGGCGTCTTCAACTCCGGCATATTGGCGACCGGCCCGGTCGAGGGCGCGCATTTCGATTATCTGCCAGCCACCGACGATATTCTCGACCGCGTCGGCGCGATGCAGAAGATCGCCGCCGAAGGCGGCTATCCGCTGGCCGCAGCAGCGTTCCAGTTTCCGCTGCACGAGCCGGTCGTCGCCTCGGTGCTGACCGGCACGGCCAAGCCCGCCAACCTGACGCGCAACCTGGAGCTGCTCGACATCAAGGTGCCGCCGACGGAGTTCGCCAAATACGATCCCTACACGATCGTCCAGCGGCTTGGCTGA
- a CDS encoding altronate dehydratase family protein — MNAANTILLSPADNVAVANGRIEIGASLPGGVVAAATIDPGHKVAIKKIAAGEAVVKYAQAIGRATQDIAPGEHVHSHNLVFESGRLPVVPPSEAEHATEADRKRTFMGYRRADGRAGTRNFIGIIASVNCSSTVCHAIADEANRRLLPKYPGIDGFVPIVHGQGCGMSATGDGMMVLHRTLAGYARHPNFGGVLMVGLGCEVNQLTLYGQKGVAAGKRHFNIQEAGGSRKSVERAMGVLAEIAEEVGQLQREPIPVSEIVVGLQCGGSDGMSGITANPALGAAVDILAGCGGIGILSETTEIYGAEHLLAYRAASPEIAAKLDSYVKWWEDHTAKHGASIDNNPSPGNKRGGLTTILEKSLGAVAKGGQTSLNGVFGYAEKVSGSGLVFMDTPGYDPVSATGQVAGGANVIVFTTGRGSCFGCRPTPSIKVATNSTMYHQMEEDMDVNCGVIASGEKTIAGMGREIFELIIETASGRKTKSEAFGYGDNEFVPWHLGATL, encoded by the coding sequence GTGAACGCTGCAAACACCATTCTGCTTTCCCCCGCCGACAATGTCGCGGTCGCCAACGGCCGCATCGAGATCGGTGCTTCATTGCCGGGCGGCGTGGTCGCGGCTGCAACGATCGACCCCGGGCACAAGGTGGCGATCAAGAAGATCGCGGCCGGCGAAGCTGTGGTGAAATACGCGCAGGCGATCGGCCGCGCGACGCAGGACATCGCGCCGGGCGAGCACGTCCATTCGCACAATCTGGTGTTCGAGAGCGGCCGCCTGCCGGTGGTGCCGCCGAGCGAGGCCGAGCACGCCACCGAGGCCGACCGCAAGCGCACCTTCATGGGCTACCGCCGCGCCGACGGCCGCGCCGGCACGCGCAACTTCATCGGCATCATCGCCAGCGTCAATTGCTCGTCCACCGTCTGCCACGCGATCGCCGACGAGGCCAACCGCAGGCTGCTGCCGAAATATCCCGGCATCGACGGCTTCGTGCCGATCGTGCACGGCCAGGGCTGCGGCATGAGCGCCACCGGCGACGGCATGATGGTTCTGCACCGCACGCTCGCCGGCTATGCCCGCCACCCGAATTTCGGCGGCGTGCTGATGGTGGGCTTGGGTTGCGAGGTCAACCAGCTCACGCTTTACGGCCAGAAGGGCGTCGCCGCGGGAAAACGTCACTTCAACATCCAGGAGGCCGGCGGCTCGCGCAAATCCGTCGAAAGGGCCATGGGCGTGCTGGCCGAGATCGCCGAGGAAGTCGGCCAGCTGCAGCGCGAGCCTATCCCGGTCAGCGAGATCGTGGTCGGCCTGCAATGCGGCGGCTCGGACGGCATGTCCGGCATCACCGCCAATCCGGCGCTGGGTGCGGCCGTCGATATCCTCGCCGGCTGCGGCGGCATCGGCATCCTGTCGGAGACCACCGAGATCTACGGCGCCGAGCATCTGCTTGCCTACCGCGCCGCCTCGCCCGAGATCGCCGCCAAGCTCGACAGCTACGTCAAATGGTGGGAAGACCATACCGCCAAGCACGGCGCCTCGATCGACAACAACCCCTCGCCCGGCAACAAGCGCGGCGGGCTCACCACCATCCTTGAGAAGTCGCTGGGCGCCGTCGCCAAGGGCGGCCAGACGTCGCTCAACGGCGTCTTCGGCTATGCCGAGAAGGTCTCAGGCAGCGGCCTGGTGTTCATGGACACGCCCGGCTACGACCCGGTTTCGGCGACCGGCCAGGTCGCCGGCGGCGCCAATGTCATCGTCTTCACCACCGGCCGGGGCTCCTGCTTCGGCTGCCGGCCGACGCCGTCGATCAAGGTCGCCACCAACTCGACGATGTACCACCAGATGGAAGAGGACATGGACGTCAATTGCGGCGTCATCGCTTCCGGCGAAAAGACGATCGCCGGCATGGGCCGCGAGATCTTCGAGCTGATCATCGAGACGGCGTCCGGCCGCAAGACCAAGAGCGAGGCGTTCGGCTACGGCGACAACGAGTTCGTGCCCTGGCATCTCGGCGCGACGCTCTAA